The Melopsittacus undulatus isolate bMelUnd1 chromosome 12, bMelUnd1.mat.Z, whole genome shotgun sequence genome has a segment encoding these proteins:
- the PEX10 gene encoding peroxisome biogenesis factor 10, with product MAGSAAGPARLVRSGQKDELYRSGLRAAAGTALHGAAGARKWLQWRKEVELLSDVAYFVLTTLSGYQTLGEEYVNIVQVDSTKKRIPAFLRRAVFVALHTVVPYCLEKGLQHLEHELQTEADVSSTSQSNPALGLSSRTLIRSWIQRQVGELTEQQKKRVLQIVYVLKQSIPLLHRLHLAVFYISGTFYHLSKRIAGITYLHFGGPQGEDESIRSSYKFLGIISLFHLLLTIGVQMYSFKQKQRARQEWKLHRNLAHQKNMTNEKTPGRHSRCTLCLEERRHTTATPCGHLFCWECITEWCNTRTECPLCREKFHPQKLIYLRHYQL from the exons ATGGCGGGGTCGGCGGCGGGCCCGGCGAGGCTGGTGCGGAGCGGACAGAAGGATGAGCTGTACCGGAGCGGGCTGCGGGCCGCGGCCGGCACCGCACTGCATGGAGCTGCCG GTGCCAGGAAGTGGCTGCAGTGGAGGAAGGAGGTGGAACTGCTCTCTGATGTAGCCTACTTCGTCCTCACCACTCTGTCAG GTTACCAGACGCTGGGTGAAGAGTACGTTAACATTGTTCAAGTTGACTCAACCAAGAAAAGGATACCTGCCTTTCTTCGACGGGCTGTCTTTGTTGCTCTTCATACTGTAGTACCTTACTGCTTAGAAAAGGGATTACAGCACCTGGAACACGAGCTGCAGACAGAAGCTGATGTGTCCAGCACCTCGCAGAGCAACCCAGCACTTGGCTTATCCAGTAGGACCTTAATACGAAGCTGGATACAGAGACAAGTTGGAGAGCTTACAGAGCAGCAGAAGAAGAGAGTCCTACAGATTGTGTATGTTCTTAAACAAAGCATTCCTTTGCTTCATCGACTGCATCTGGCAGTGTTCTACATAAGTGGCACTTTTTATCACCTGTCTAAAAGAATCGCAGGGATTACATAT CTGCATTTTGGAGGACCACAAGGAGAAGATGAGAGCATTCGATCAAGTTACAAGTTTCTTGGAATCATTTCACTCTTCCATCTTCTTCTAACAATTGGTGTTCAGATGTACAGCTTcaaacagaagcagagagcaaggCAGGAATGGAAACTACACCGCAACCTAGCTCATCAGAA AAATATGACCAATGAGAAGACTCCTGGGCGCCACTCCCGCTGCACACTGTGTTTGGAAGAACGGAGACATACAACAGCCACTCCTTGTGGCCACCTCTTCTGCTGGGAATGCATCACAGAGTGGTGTAACACCAGA ACAGAATGTCCACTGTGCAGAGAGAAGTTTCATCCTCAGAAACTGATCTACCTACGTCACTATCAACTCTAA